The Microbulbifer hydrolyticus genome has a segment encoding these proteins:
- a CDS encoding M24 family metallopeptidase, with amino-acid sequence MKISRRQFGQLAAVSAAGLMLPGLAQAKAEKGTNSFAAPASGKNIHPLLAKRDQKAILARIQGLMKRDGIGALIIVKPENVAYSTGYVSRFAYGPDVPAGSQAVAVIPAKGNAHLFVDLMESDDAPRMTNDVEVSAMPGFVFVDDGTPESRKERSATIDPLAGFKDALKAAQDMASNGKIGIEKGALLGGLLAYLNSQVKEDQSVDSDDLLFEARLIKTPWEIDMLRMAAQHCERVQSRVAKQLEPGMNALVLDNMIMSAAWEEDKEFSLSGMAYQIGIGPYWGVSASPRNYVIKKGDLIRIDGGGTHFGYISDITRTWAVGGSPSSKHEETYDALYAGFQKGLTLLKPGVKMSEMYAEVRAEVEKSPIFPNYARGHVGHSISLSPLLEDHPLFAPGFDVEFQPGMCVSLETSYMAAQGAYAPGPYNIEDSFAITKNGYERFTTVPDSLVWNGSIPKG; translated from the coding sequence TTGAAAATTAGTAGGAGACAGTTTGGCCAGTTGGCAGCGGTATCCGCTGCCGGTTTGATGCTGCCCGGGCTGGCCCAGGCGAAGGCCGAAAAGGGCACGAACTCCTTTGCGGCCCCCGCGTCGGGTAAGAATATTCACCCCTTGCTGGCCAAGCGCGATCAGAAGGCTATTCTGGCCCGCATTCAGGGCCTCATGAAGCGCGACGGGATTGGCGCGCTCATTATCGTGAAACCTGAAAATGTAGCCTATTCGACGGGCTACGTATCCAGGTTCGCCTATGGACCCGATGTTCCAGCGGGAAGCCAGGCAGTTGCCGTTATTCCGGCAAAAGGGAATGCCCACCTGTTCGTCGACTTGATGGAAAGTGATGATGCCCCAAGAATGACCAACGATGTTGAGGTCTCGGCCATGCCGGGATTCGTTTTCGTAGACGATGGGACACCCGAGTCGCGCAAGGAACGCAGCGCGACCATTGACCCACTGGCTGGGTTCAAAGATGCTTTGAAGGCCGCCCAAGACATGGCTTCCAACGGCAAGATCGGTATCGAGAAGGGCGCGTTGCTCGGAGGGCTTCTGGCCTATCTCAACAGCCAGGTGAAAGAGGATCAGTCCGTAGACTCCGATGACTTGTTATTTGAAGCACGCCTGATCAAGACACCCTGGGAAATCGATATGCTGCGCATGGCGGCCCAGCACTGCGAGCGCGTCCAGTCGCGCGTGGCTAAGCAGCTTGAGCCCGGGATGAATGCCTTGGTTCTCGATAATATGATCATGTCGGCAGCCTGGGAAGAAGATAAGGAATTCTCTTTGTCCGGCATGGCCTACCAGATCGGCATCGGACCTTATTGGGGCGTATCCGCATCGCCCCGGAACTACGTGATCAAAAAGGGCGATCTTATTCGTATTGATGGCGGCGGGACCCATTTTGGGTACATCTCTGACATCACGCGCACCTGGGCCGTTGGCGGTTCGCCGAGCTCCAAGCATGAAGAGACATATGACGCATTGTATGCCGGGTTCCAGAAAGGCCTTACATTGCTCAAGCCTGGCGTGAAGATGTCGGAAATGTATGCCGAAGTACGGGCAGAAGTGGAAAAGTCTCCAATCTTTCCTAACTACGCCCGAGGCCACGTGGGGCACAGCATCAGCCTCTCTCCGTTGCTCGAGGATCATCCACTGTTCGCCCCCGGTTTTGATGTCGAATTCCAGCCGGGTATGTGCGTGAGTTTAGAGACCTCCTATATGGCTGCGCAGGGCG